Within the Pradoshia eiseniae genome, the region AACTTTCCGTTTTCTAAATAAGAAGGATGATGCTTGATCATCGGCAAGGCTTTTGAACGGCTCGTTAAGAACAAGCCAAAAAGACGCTCCTCCGGATAGTCGCTCTCAAGCTTCTTCAAGATTGTTGGCGGATGCTCCTCAAAGCTCATCTCGAAATCCTCTGCAAGCTCGCTCCAAGGCTCAAGCCCCTCCTTATCTGGACTAAGAACCTCAACCTTCTTCCAAGCCTTACGAGCAGCGTCTACCTTCCCAATCTGGTAAGCAGATTTACTCAGCCAATAATAGAAGGTCCCATCACCCTCATAGCCTTTCTTCTGCAGAACACGAAGCCATTGATAAGCCTCCTCATAAAAGCCTGTAAGCGCAAATGTCGCACCAAGCTTCAATAAATGCTCATCAAGAAACGGTCTTACATTCCGCAAAAGCTCATACACTTCACGGACCTTGGCATCCCGCGTCTGATAATGGTAAAAAACCATCCCATTACATAATGCATGCAAATTGCCCGGATTCTTCTCAAGCACTCGGTCCAGCGTTTCAAACGCTTCATCTGTCTTCCCGACATAAAAATACGCCAGAGCCAGATTATTATACGCAGACCAGAACTCCGGATACGTCTCAATCATATCCTCAAGCCTCTCAACCGCCTTCACGAAATTCCCCGCTTCAAGCAATTTCCGAGCCTCATCCTGCCTCATCATCAAATCATCCTGATACTCAAGCGTCTCCTCTGTCTCATCCGTCTCAAACGTAATCAAATCAAGCAGATCCTCAGCATCCTCGCTGAACTCTCCAAACTCATCTCGCTCCAAATACTCATTCGCATGC harbors:
- a CDS encoding tetratricopeptide repeat protein; this encodes MEKKSNWVKNANVVSFNPTGEFYFTKGIKAFQRRDLYKAKKYMNRAFQLEPDEPMIACQLAVICTELGEYQYSNQLLLNILQDLDPFMTECHYLLANNFAHMGLFKEAYKHANEYLERDEFGEFSEDAEDLLDLITFETDETEETLEYQDDLMMRQDEARKLLEAGNFVKAVERLEDMIETYPEFWSAYNNLALAYFYVGKTDEAFETLDRVLEKNPGNLHALCNGMVFYHYQTRDAKVREVYELLRNVRPFLDEHLLKLGATFALTGFYEEAYQWLRVLQKKGYEGDGTFYYWLSKSAYQIGKVDAARKAWKKVEVLSPDKEGLEPWSELAEDFEMSFEEHPPTILKKLESDYPEERLFGLFLTSRSKALPMIKHHPSYLENGKFQKEELLYKKSIEFANPTGFFGGEVAELLYNRHNPVRLIESGLYLLWFSVYVEGKENDLRFRNAKAWAAAIEYEWHKLRGEKITQKEIATMYGVSLSTLSKYVNQVANLLQ